In the genome of Candidatus Pristimantibacillus lignocellulolyticus, the window ATACGGTTGATTGCCGTAAGCATAACGTCCTTCTCGGTCAATGGAGCTGAATACTGTGGCAGGATCATAATTATCCATAAATGCACATGGACCATAATCAATTGTTTCGCCGCTTATTGCCATATTATCTGTATTCATCACACCATGAATAAAACCTACAAGTTGCCACTGGGCAATAAGATGTGCTTGACGCTTAATGACTTCTTCTAGCAAGTGTAGATATCGGTTATCATCTGTTGCAATATATGAATAATGACGTTTTATCGTGTAGTCCGCCAACTGTTTAAGTTCTTCGTCATTGCCCCATTGTGATACATATTCAAATGTTCCTACTCTCAAATGACTTGCAGCGATCCGGGCAAGTACTGCACCTGGTAAGTTCGTTTCCCGAACGACACTTTCTCCCGTTGCCACAACTGCTAAGCTACGAGTAGTAGCAATACCTAATCCATGCATTGCTTCACTAATAATATACTCACGTAGCATTGGTCCGAGAGCTGCTCTACCATCACCTCGTCTAGAATATGGTGTTGGTCCAGAACCTTTGAGCTGAATATCAACTCGCTCACCTAGAGGGGTGATTTGCTCGCTTAGCAATATCGCTCTACCATCACCTAACCTATTGAAATGACCGAATTGGTGTCCGGCATATGCTTGAGCTAGAGGTATTGCATCATCTGGAATGATATTTCCAGCTAACGTAGCTACACCTTTATCACTTACGAGCGCTTTTTCATCTAATCCCAACGCATTGGCTAAAGGTCCATTCATTATTATTAGCTTTGGTGAGCTTACTGGCGTTGGATTAATAATTGTATAAAGCGATTGGGGCAATTCAACATAACTATTATCGAAATTCCAACCTGCATCTACGATTTCATCGTTATTAGTCATTGTAAATTCCTTTCTATATATGTATATCTATAATTTTCTTCATAACATTAGGTTACACTCTCATCTCATTATTATACTCTATGTTGTTGCACATACAGAAAAGGTACTTTTGCTTTTCTCAAGCAAAGGTACCTCTCCTTGCACATTCTATAATTCATTACCTTTAACGATACATTGATTTCTTCCATTATTTTTGGCTTCATAAAGACACTGATCAGCCGCATCAAATAACTCTGAAAGATCGGTTGTCGTAGATGGATAGGAAGAGATTCCAGCAGATATCGTAATATAATCACCGCATGGACTCAATGTACTTTCTATCGTCATTCTTAATCTTTCAGCAACTAGATAAGCTTCATCCTCATTCATATGTTGAAGGAGTAATACGAACTCCTCACCACCATAACGACAACAAATATCTTCTTTCCTTGCTACTTCTTTCATTTTTTCCGCAAGAAATTTCAATACTTCATCGCCAACTGAATGTCCATATGTGTCATTCACTCGTTTAAAATGATCAATATCCAAAATAACAACTGAGAAAGCTGTTCCGTTATTTGTCCATTTTTGAGTTTGTTCATCTAACGTTCTTCTATTCGTTAACTTTGTTAATGGGTCTGTTTTGGATTGATGCGTAATAAAATCTACTTTCTCATGTAAGAATCCAAGACTATAAGTTAGAGCCTTTTTTAATTGAATCGCTTCATAATACCAAGCTCTTACTTTGCTTAAACTTTCAGTCTGATTTTTCTCTGTGCTAGATTCAATAAATCCAGCAAGTTTCTGCAACGGCTGAGCTATTAGCTGAGAGATTAATGCAATAATGAATAATGATAACATTAGATAAGGTAACGATCTCATAATCATTTCTTCCATCATATCTTTCGTTGGAACTAACGCCGCTTCTGCTGGTCGCTGTGAGACAACTCCCCAGCCAACCGTCGGAACATAAGAATAACCCGCAAGCATATCGACATCTTGTGAATTTGTAACACGAGACGAGCCACTTTGTTTTTGCATTAATTGTTGAACCACTAGATTATCTGATACTACATCATTAATTCGATCTTGATCCTGATGATAAATAACATGACCATCTTTATCTACAACATAGACATATGATCCATCTTGATAATAGTGCTGCCCTAGTATTTGATAGAGTATATTTTCTTCTTTTAAGTATAGGCTGCCACCAACAAGACCTAAATAATTCTGATTTTCATCAAAAATCGGATGAGAAATGAAGATAATTAATCGACCGGTGAGAGATAGATATGGTTTTGAAACAATTGGTTTTTTCTCACGCAACGCTTCCTTTCCGCCCTCGGTATCCATAATCTTACCAATTAGATCGAGAGTTTGAGGTGAAGTCGCCTTAATCTCCCCATCTGCATTGGCAATAATAACGGAGTTAAATGTATCTGTCTGATGTTTAAGGCGTTCAGTCTCTTGAAGTAACTTATCGTTTGCATCTGGATTTTTCATATATAAGGCAATCTCTTGCGCGCTTAATTCTAACGTTTGAAGCGTCATCTGAAAGAAGACATCTGTCGTATTTGCTAGTTTTTGCGCGTATACGCGATTAGTTTCTAATGTGTTATCTATTAGAGTATTCTTACTCATCTTATAGCCAGATGAAGTACTGCTAAATAGTGTTAATATTACGGAAAGCAATGCTACTGACATTATTAATTGTTTTAAAGAAATCTTCATGAATGTGATGGGTCTCCTTTTCAGTATCTCCAACCAAATATATCATATTTTTGTAATATTCATAGTTATATTTATTATAAAAAGTCGCACAAGAGCAGTAGCCCCCATACGACATTCTAACGACCATATACTTTTATTAAACTAGCTAAAACGTTACTTAAAACTTAACTCAAGATTTATACTGACTTAATTTCCCCTCATAAATTAACGCTAACCGTTCACTTTTCCGAAAATCATCTGGTGTAACCAATGCCGGTAACTTATCCCATAACTTAATACCTGAACGCTCTAATATTTCTGCTACAAACTGGGAACAAAAATAAGAGTTACTAAATTCAACCGGTTCTTTTAGTGCGATCCCGATCACACCTAATATATTGTAGAGATATTTTCGATGACTACGAATAAAAATATGCAGAACTCGCTTCATCTTTTCAATCTCTCGATTAGTTACATGAAGTTCGTAAATTACACATGTCGTATTAGGATATTTGCTAAAAGTTCCATTTTTAAGATCTTCCTTAACAAATCCACCATTGAGAGGATTACTAGGATGCTTTCTCCCAAAGCTATAGAGTTCAGATAGTTCTCGGTCAAATGAAATAGAGGCATGGTTATAAGGAGCCTTCGTATAGCCTTGAATAACCTTCGTAAACAACGTTCCTGTATTCGTAAGTAAAATATAAATTGCTCGATTATCTGACATCTATTAAATACCCCTTAACAAGAATGTATATTTACTTCATAATAACATATGATCCCTTTTATGGAATCGTATCTCTTACTAAGTTGGTGATTAGCACTGAATAACTCGCTATGGAAACTAGAATTAATTATAGCAGCCGTCGCAACAATTCAATTACTATATGTTGTAATACGTAAAGTACAACCGATTAAAGACTACGAAAATATTGGATCCCGCATCAAAATGTGGTGGGGGATGCTTATCATTTTTGGTTTGGCTACTCTATTCAATCCGATAGTATCCCTCATTTCATTGATGGGACTTAGCTTCTTTGCACTGAAGGAATATTTCTCTATGATCAAATCAAACAAAGCAGACAGAAGATTATATCTTTGGGCGTACTTATCTATTCCGTTGCAATTCTATTGGATCTTTATTGAATGGTATGGAATGTTTATTATCTTTATCCCTATTTATGTATTCTTATTATTACCTATCCCTCGATTAATTAATAAAGGTACTGTCGGATTTCTCCGTAGTATTAGTGCGGTTCAATGGGGACTTATGCTAATGGTATTCGGTCTAAGCCACCTAGCTTATTTCCAATTTGCAACGCCACAATATGGGGCTGGGCTTGTGTTGTTTCTTGTTATCTTGACACAACTTAATGATGTCGTTCATAACCTTGTATCGATATATTACACCAAAGGAAAAGTTGTTCCTACAGCTAATCCTAATCTAACTTGGGCTGGTTTCTTATGTGGATTTGTGGCAACAACTGTTGTATCATTTCTTATCTATCCATACCTAACACCACTAGACCTGACATTTGGCATTTTGTCTGGGATGTTAATTAGCTTAAGTGGATTCTTAGGCAGTCTAACTGTTTCTGTGCTTAAGAGAGATTTATTACTTGGCGATGACAACAAAATCGAGGCGTTGAAAAAGAGTCACTTAAGTAGAATTGATAGCTTAACGTATACTTCACCTGTATTATTCCATGTCATTCGTTATTTCTTTGATTTCATGTAAAATCTTGATATGTACAATAAATTCAATGTTTTGTACAACTTATACAACTGAATGTTGTTTTATCTACTCTTATAATATTGGTCAACCGAAGTAACTTACTTTATTAAGTTGCTTTGGTTGACCTTTGTTGTGACTATTTTATTTAATCATTTACAATATGTTGAACACGACCTACTCGGCCATCCTCTAATCTAACTTTAATACCATGTGGGTGTTGCGGTGAATTCGTAAGCAAATCTTTCACTATCCCACGTGATGTCTTTCCTGTGCGTTGGTCCTGCTTTAATACGATATCTACTTCAAGACCAGGCTTAATATTGCTTCTTAATTTCCCATCCATATTCTGTTTCATCTCCAGCTTTATATTATCAGCAATGCTTATCGTAACATAACTTATACTAACGTTCTATCAGAGTAAAATCAAAAGGGGATCTCTACTCGAATATATCTGAGTAGAGATCCTCTTTTAAGCTTACTTATTACTTAACATTAAAAATCGAAATTATCAGGATCTGGACCGACACGTACATGTTGATCCAAACCATTAATGCGTTCCATATCTTCTTTCGTCAATTCAAAATCAAATAACGATGCATTTTCAATAATGCGGTGTTCTTTCGTTGATTTTGGAATGGTAACAATGCCATTTTGTAAATTCCAACGTAAAATAACTTGCGCTACAGATTTACCATACTTAGCTCCAATCTCAGTAAGCTCAACATTATCTAATAATTTACCTTGCATCAATGGAGACCATGCTTCAAATTGAATACCGTTTTCTTTACAAAATGCTTGCAGTTCTTTTTGAATTAAGCGAGGATGATGTTCCATCTGATTCACCATTGGCTTAATCTCTGCATCCTTCATCACTTCTTCTAGCTGATGAACAAGGAAGTTACTTACACCAATTGCTTTTACGCGACCTTCTTTATAAAGCGTCTCTAACGCTCTCCATGTCTCTGTGAATTTACCAGCTACTGGCCAGTGAATTAGATATAAATCCAAATATTCAAGTCCTAACTTGCTGAGGCTCGTCTCATACGCAGCAATCGTTGACTCATAACCTTGATCAGCGTTCCATACTTTAGATGTAACAAATATATCTTCTCGTGAAAGACCCGTTAGTTCTAATCCTTGACGAATACCACGACCAACGCCTTCTTCATTGCCATAAATAGCTGCAGTGTCTATGCTACGATATCCATGCTGAATTGCTGTTTTTACGGCATTTTCTAGCTCAGCACCTTCTTCTACTTGAAATACTCCTAGACCGAGCATTGGCATTTTCACACCATTATGAAGCGTTGTTGTATCTTGTGAATTATTTACCATTATCTTTTCCTCCATTATTTACATCTATATTGTTACGAGTTATGAAGTAGTTATCATTGCTCGTTAATGCTATGATAGGACAAAATGAACGAATATAACAGTACGCACTTTTTAGTACTGTAGGCACTTAAAAGTACCTATATACCCGGAGGCATATCATGATTAAGAAAAAATATAATATTTCAGTCGAAGCAACACTTGAAGTTATTGGTGGGAAGTGGAAGTGTGTCATTCTGTGCCATCTTACTCATGGGAAAAAACGCACAACTGAATTAAAACAATTGATGCCACATATTACACAGAAAATGTTAACGCAACAATTACGTGAATTAGAAGCAGATGGTATCATTAATCGAATTAGTTACAATCAAGTTCCTCCAAAAGTGGAATATGAACTTAGTGAATATGGAACAAGTCTTAGTAGCATATTAGACTCGCTATGTAACTGGGGTGAGCAACATATTATTAGACAATACGGCGATAAGTATTCCGTACTAGAAGAAAATGTATTAAATACTTAATTTTTAGTGTAACTAAAAATACGCAAGAGCATCGTTTCCTTACAGGAAACCTGCACTTGCGTATTTTTGTTTTATAATCATTAATGCTTCATTCGATATCGAATAGGAAGAAAACTCATCGTGTTTACGAGGAGATGTTTGAACTTCCTCTATTATTTATGAAGTTTTACTACCTCTATTACAATGAGGGTTTACATACTCTATTGCAATGAGGGTTTTCTTCCCTTATTACAATTAGGATGTACTTCCCCTTCAAATGAAGGTTCAAAATGCGGGCTTTCAGGATCGAGAAGATGAAGCGCTACTTGAGGAAGGAGGACACGCAAATGTACGTAGTTGTACATGCGTACCGGACTTCCCAAGTTCGCTTCATATTCGATGTCGACTATGCTACGTTAGCCAATCGTCTTCATCAAAGTCCGCTTTTTGAACTACCTTATAGTTGCTTGAACTCAATCCATTCCACTTGCATGCCTGGCTTCACAAAATCAAGCTTCATCTCATATAGACCAACTTCTAGATCAACTTTTATAAGTTTCTGCTTAACCCATTTACCTTCAGTACCATTCATTGTAATCGTCGTAACTAACTGATTATTCATCATTACATTGGTTGCCGATTGAGCTGTATTGAATTCCGGTGACATAATATTAACGATAAGACGGTACTCACCTGCTTGATCTACTTTCACATAGACAGCTTCATTCACGATAGGTTTAATTTGTGCATTGTCAGACAATGACTGAACTACTGCTGGTGTAAGAGCAGGATCAGATGTTACTTTCGCAACAACATCCTCAATGACGTAATCTCTTGTAAATACAATAGAGTTCATAATAAACTCACAAATATTTATCGCACTACGCTGTAATTCACCAACTGTTAATGTACCATTCTCTAGTGATTCAATTGTATTATCATCTAAAGAGTTAATTTCAGCCCCATAGTTATTAACGACCATGAATAGATCATTTTGTGCTCTTACCATAAAGTTAGTGTACTTCAAGCTTGGTGCTCCACCATGGACAACATCATTCATCACTGCCCACCAGTCAGTCATAACAATGCCTTTGAAGCCCCATTCTCCACGAAGAATAGTTGTAGTTAGATCATAGTTAGATGCAGTCCAATGACCGTTAATCGGGTTATAGGCAGTCATAATTGAATCTGCTCCACTTTGTTTTACTGCGATTTCAAACCCTTTCAAGTAGATCTCACGTAGTGCACGCTCAGATACAACGGCATCAACCTTCGTACGGTATTGCTCCTGATTATTACAAGCGAAATGCTTCAGTGTAGCGTTAGATCCACCCTTTTTAATACCACTTGTACATGCCGCAGCAAAAGCTCCGGATACTAGAGGATCTTCAGAGAAATACTCAAAGTTACGACCGTTAAGTGGACTACGACGAATATTTAAACCTGGTCCAAGTAGAGTATCGATATCATTTCTAAGAAGTTCTTGACCTTCCATCACATAAAGTCTTTCAACTAATTCAGTATCCCATGTCGCAGCAAGTAACGTTCCGATCGAAACTTGTGTTGCTTTATGTCCACTATCCATACGAATACCAGAAGGACCATCTGCGCAAGAAGCAACTGGAATACCCAACTTATAAAGATTATCGCTAATTCCACCAAATGCAGAAGCTGTTCCTGGTGTTACAAGCGGACTACCCATACCTTCGCCTCTAACTATCGCAGCAAGATCTTGATTATTAAGTTGAGCAATAAATGTTTCGATGCTTACTTTTTTGTCATAAACATCTTGTAATTTATACCCTTGATCACCCGTTTGCTCGATTGTTTTTGGTAAGTTTTGCTGTATACGTTCAGCTAAAGAGATTTGTTGTGTTGGCACGTCAACAGCAATAAGTTCATACGTCCCATCTGATTTCAACGAACCTGGTGCCATTCTCTTAAAGTTTTTAGTTGGTGCCAATGCTTCCGTTAGTTGCTCTACTAATTGAATCGTTTCTACAACATATCCGCTTTGGCCTTCTAGGCTAACATTTACTGTGTTTTTCACGCTATTACCAACATGTAGCTTGTAAGTTCCTGCCTCTAATACATAAGCAGAACGATAGCCTGTAACACCACTATCATCATACGACGCCATGGAATTAACCGGGAAGCTTACCTTAACTGTTTGTGATTCTCCTGGTTGAAGTTCTTTCGTCTTACCGAAAGCTGCTAACGCTTTTACGGGCTGACCTAGTTTACCTTGTGGTGCTTCATAATAAACTTGGATAACTTCTTTACCAGTGAACTGATCACCTGTATTCGTAACCGTTGCACTAATTTCAAGAGATTCTACGCCTGCTTCTGAAACTAACTTCGCTTCCACTTGAGTTATGTCAAACTTCGTATAAGAAATACCGTACCCGAATTCAAACTGAACTTTCTCAGGACAGAATGTCTCGAAATAGCGATATCCGACATAGATATCTTCTTCATAAATGGTCATGTGCTCATTGCCGAATTGTGGGGTTGAAGGATAATCTTCAATTGCATAGGCAATGGTATCTGTTAGCTTACCACTAGGAGTTACATCGCCAACTAATACATCAGCAATGGCGTTACCACCCTCCATACCGCCGTGCCATGCATAGATTACTGTTGAAATAGGGTTAACGTAACTTGTATCATTCAACCAACTCATATCAATAATGTTCGATACGTTCAATACAACAGCCGTCTGCTCAAACTGTGTAGTTACGAGTTGTAGCATTGCTTTTTCATCAGCTGTTAATTGATAGCTTCCTGGCTCGTTGGCATTATCCTGGTCTTCACCAGCTGTACGTCCTATGACGATAATTGCTTTGTTTGAATCACTTTTTGCCGCTGCTACTAGCTCAGCAGTTAAAGGCATTTCCTTTTGGAACCATGGCTCAGCAGCCCAGCCACCTCCACCATTATCGAAAGGATTTTGTGCAATCCATTGCTCATACGTAGCTGCTAATTGTTCGTTAATTGTAATGTTTTGTTTACTACGAAGACCGTCTAGTAAATTCGTTGTATGTGTTACATTAACACTACCACCTGAACCTGTACCGCTACGGTAATAGTTTTTTTGTGTTCTACCGAAAATTGCAACCTTATCTTCTTTTTGAAGCGGAAGAACATGCCCATCATTTTTCAAAAGCACTGCACCTTGTGCTGCAACTTCTCTACTAAATTCCGCAAACCCCTCTAATGGAATTCCTAATAGTTGTGTACTCAATTTATCCACTCCTCATATCTAATAAATTGCATAATAATAGTTCAACCTTTGATATGAAATCTATGTAAATAGCTATTATAACAATACTCATCATGTTAACTCTCTTATTTACCTAAATTTCAATCTTACTTATATCATAATAGCCCATCAAAGATACAAATTATAGTCCGGAATAAAGTGTAAATTATATGCGATTTTGTCTTTATGTTCACGGTAGCCTCTTGCAATAAGCGCATTGAAAATAAAGGAAACAAGCTCGATTATGTCGAATCCCTTTGTACTATGATGAAATTAATAAATAAAACCACTCAGAAATACATTCTACTAATACTATTGTTTATTGGTGTGCTTCTAGGTTTTCGATGGGCATGGTCTGAATTATTTTCTACTGCGGAACATCCTGAAGCAGTTCTAGGTGTACTTGATGTGCGCCATTTGGATTTGAGCAATTCCGATTCTATACCATTAGAAGGAGAATGGATATTCTATCCTGACAAACTCATATCCTCCTTTGATATTAATTCATTGAACAACGAAGTTAATTATATTCAAGTTCCAGGTGACTGGCGAGGTTTGATGACTAACGAGGAAAATAGTCCGATAGGGTACGGAACATACCGATTACGCATATTAGTCGCGCCATTAGAGGAGCCAATCGCATTTTGGATACAAGGTATCGAAGCTGCATCTACTATAGTAATTAATGGGGTAGCTACAAGCAACGTTGGAGTCATTGCCGACAATGCTAATGACTACGAACCTAATAATGTTTCATACACGGCTTCATATTATGAAGAAGGAACAACAGAGATCGAATTGCTTGTACAAGTATCAAACTTTGATAATCCATTAAATGGTGGCATAACGCGCGCTATTCAATTTGGCTCTCAAGCTGAAATCGATTTTATACGTTGGTATTCTATCGGATTTCAACTTGTCATGTTTGTCGTATTAGTACTGCACTGTTTGTATGCCTGTATTCTCTATTTGTTTAATAGACGAGAGCTTAACTTATTAATTTTCGCTATACTCACGTTTATCGTCGGAATTTCTATTGTTGCCGATCATGATAATATGCTCATGCTTTGGCTGCCTATTAACTATGAATGGGTCATAAAGATCAAATTACTTAGCTACATGTGGCTTTCGTTTTTAATAGTCGTTCTTTTCAGAAGATTTTCGTCAACATATAAGCTGAAGAAGTCATTTCGAGTATACGCAATTTCGTTTATTATTTACTCTATATTTTTAGTATTTGCATCGACATCATTAGTGTATGCTTCTATGGAGCTCAGCCTATTTAAATTATATTATTTTCTTCCGTTTGGATTTTTGGCTTATCTTGTAGGGGTAGTATCATTTACGAAACCCAACAATACTGGCTCTATTTTCTTACTATGTTCCGCATCAAGTATTATATCTAGTGAACTATGGGGAGTATTTAGTTATGAAAGTGATGTTATTAATGTCTACTATCCGATTGATATTCTCGCTGCCATCGTTGGTTTCTCTGCTTACTGGTTCCATAAGTATTTCCGTAATGCACAAGAAAATATAATATTGAATGAACAGCTGCAACAATTTGATAAAGTGAAAAATCAATTTCTTGCCAATACTTCACACGAACTAAGAACGCCATTGCACGGTATTATTAATATTGCTCAAACTGTTGTTACGAAAGAGCAAGAGAAGATGAACACAAGTAGCGTAAAAGACATGGAGCTACTTATTACCATTAGTCGTCGCATGTCTCACATGCTTGGGGACTTACTCGATGTCGCTAGAATTCAGGAACACCGTATTTCATT includes:
- a CDS encoding YwbE family protein, yielding MDGKLRSNIKPGLEVDIVLKQDQRTGKTSRGIVKDLLTNSPQHPHGIKVRLEDGRVGRVQHIVND
- a CDS encoding sensor domain-containing diguanylate cyclase, translating into MKISLKQLIMSVALLSVILTLFSSTSSGYKMSKNTLIDNTLETNRVYAQKLANTTDVFFQMTLQTLELSAQEIALYMKNPDANDKLLQETERLKHQTDTFNSVIIANADGEIKATSPQTLDLIGKIMDTEGGKEALREKKPIVSKPYLSLTGRLIIFISHPIFDENQNYLGLVGGSLYLKEENILYQILGQHYYQDGSYVYVVDKDGHVIYHQDQDRINDVVSDNLVVQQLMQKQSGSSRVTNSQDVDMLAGYSYVPTVGWGVVSQRPAEAALVPTKDMMEEMIMRSLPYLMLSLFIIALISQLIAQPLQKLAGFIESSTEKNQTESLSKVRAWYYEAIQLKKALTYSLGFLHEKVDFITHQSKTDPLTKLTNRRTLDEQTQKWTNNGTAFSVVILDIDHFKRVNDTYGHSVGDEVLKFLAEKMKEVARKEDICCRYGGEEFVLLLQHMNEDEAYLVAERLRMTIESTLSPCGDYITISAGISSYPSTTTDLSELFDAADQCLYEAKNNGRNQCIVKGNEL
- a CDS encoding winged helix-turn-helix transcriptional regulator produces the protein MIKKKYNISVEATLEVIGGKWKCVILCHLTHGKKRTTELKQLMPHITQKMLTQQLRELEADGIINRISYNQVPPKVEYELSEYGTSLSSILDSLCNWGEQHIIRQYGDKYSVLEENVLNT
- a CDS encoding aldo/keto reductase: MVNNSQDTTTLHNGVKMPMLGLGVFQVEEGAELENAVKTAIQHGYRSIDTAAIYGNEEGVGRGIRQGLELTGLSREDIFVTSKVWNADQGYESTIAAYETSLSKLGLEYLDLYLIHWPVAGKFTETWRALETLYKEGRVKAIGVSNFLVHQLEEVMKDAEIKPMVNQMEHHPRLIQKELQAFCKENGIQFEAWSPLMQGKLLDNVELTEIGAKYGKSVAQVILRWNLQNGIVTIPKSTKEHRIIENASLFDFELTKEDMERINGLDQHVRVGPDPDNFDF
- a CDS encoding YdiU family protein encodes the protein MTNNDEIVDAGWNFDNSYVELPQSLYTIINPTPVSSPKLIIMNGPLANALGLDEKALVSDKGVATLAGNIIPDDAIPLAQAYAGHQFGHFNRLGDGRAILLSEQITPLGERVDIQLKGSGPTPYSRRGDGRAALGPMLREYIISEAMHGLGIATTRSLAVVATGESVVRETNLPGAVLARIAASHLRVGTFEYVSQWGNDEELKQLADYTIKRHYSYIATDDNRYLHLLEEVIKRQAHLIAQWQLVGFIHGVMNTDNMAISGETIDYGPCAFMDNYDPATVFSSIDREGRYAYGNQPYIGSWNLSRFAETLLPLLHDNHAEAVELAQTALSHYATEYYDRWLAGMRAKLGLYNEEEQDESLIKDLLGLMHKYEADYTNTFIALTFNKLEDTVLVDKEEFQQWYTNWQERLKRQSQIPEDAQQLMRHHNPAIIARNHRVEEALEAAVKHSDYTVMTTLLEALSNPYEHSAKQAVYAALPEEECGPYRTFCGT
- a CDS encoding phosphatidate cytidylyltransferase; translated protein: MNNSLWKLELIIAAVATIQLLYVVIRKVQPIKDYENIGSRIKMWWGMLIIFGLATLFNPIVSLISLMGLSFFALKEYFSMIKSNKADRRLYLWAYLSIPLQFYWIFIEWYGMFIIFIPIYVFLLLPIPRLINKGTVGFLRSISAVQWGLMLMVFGLSHLAYFQFATPQYGAGLVLFLVILTQLNDVVHNLVSIYYTKGKVVPTANPNLTWAGFLCGFVATTVVSFLIYPYLTPLDLTFGILSGMLISLSGFLGSLTVSVLKRDLLLGDDNKIEALKKSHLSRIDSLTYTSPVLFHVIRYFFDFM
- a CDS encoding glycoside hydrolase family 3 C-terminal domain-containing protein, which codes for MSTQLLGIPLEGFAEFSREVAAQGAVLLKNDGHVLPLQKEDKVAIFGRTQKNYYRSGTGSGGSVNVTHTTNLLDGLRSKQNITINEQLAATYEQWIAQNPFDNGGGGWAAEPWFQKEMPLTAELVAAAKSDSNKAIIVIGRTAGEDQDNANEPGSYQLTADEKAMLQLVTTQFEQTAVVLNVSNIIDMSWLNDTSYVNPISTVIYAWHGGMEGGNAIADVLVGDVTPSGKLTDTIAYAIEDYPSTPQFGNEHMTIYEEDIYVGYRYFETFCPEKVQFEFGYGISYTKFDITQVEAKLVSEAGVESLEISATVTNTGDQFTGKEVIQVYYEAPQGKLGQPVKALAAFGKTKELQPGESQTVKVSFPVNSMASYDDSGVTGYRSAYVLEAGTYKLHVGNSVKNTVNVSLEGQSGYVVETIQLVEQLTEALAPTKNFKRMAPGSLKSDGTYELIAVDVPTQQISLAERIQQNLPKTIEQTGDQGYKLQDVYDKKVSIETFIAQLNNQDLAAIVRGEGMGSPLVTPGTASAFGGISDNLYKLGIPVASCADGPSGIRMDSGHKATQVSIGTLLAATWDTELVERLYVMEGQELLRNDIDTLLGPGLNIRRSPLNGRNFEYFSEDPLVSGAFAAACTSGIKKGGSNATLKHFACNNQEQYRTKVDAVVSERALREIYLKGFEIAVKQSGADSIMTAYNPINGHWTASNYDLTTTILRGEWGFKGIVMTDWWAVMNDVVHGGAPSLKYTNFMVRAQNDLFMVVNNYGAEINSLDDNTIESLENGTLTVGELQRSAINICEFIMNSIVFTRDYVIEDVVAKVTSDPALTPAVVQSLSDNAQIKPIVNEAVYVKVDQAGEYRLIVNIMSPEFNTAQSATNVMMNNQLVTTITMNGTEGKWVKQKLIKVDLEVGLYEMKLDFVKPGMQVEWIEFKQL